The Daucus carota subsp. sativus chromosome 9, DH1 v3.0, whole genome shotgun sequence genome window below encodes:
- the LOC108202003 gene encoding UDP-glucuronic acid decarboxylase 2-like yields the protein MEDMLGRPRTSGFSISVSVLIKYMLREQRLLFVLIGFAVPALVFNVFHVSTSSRIKHVSVAESWQSTELSRIPRRIAYELPEVMNRAGKVPLGLKRKRLRVVVTGGAGFVGSHLVDRLLERGDSVIVVDNFFTGRKENLLHQLKNPRFELIRHDVVEPILLEVDQIYHLACPASPVHYKFNPVKTIKTNVVGTLNMLGLAKRVGARFLLTSTSEVYGDPLQHPQVETYWGNVNPIGVRSCYDEGKRVAETLTMDYHRGLNIEVRIARIFNTYGPRMCLDDGRVVSNFVAQALRKEPLTVYGDGKQTRSFQFVSDLVEGLMRLMEGDHVGPFNLGNPGEFTMLELAQVVQDTIDRNAKIEYRPNTEDDPHMRKPDISKAKKLLGWEPMVSLRDGLPQMVSDFRQRLFGDEKEAI from the exons ATGGAGGACATGCTCGGAAGACCTCGGACTTCCGGTTTTtcgatttcggtttcggttctgATCAAGTACATGCTCCGTGAGCAGCGGCTGTTATTTGTTTTGATTGGGTTCGCCGTTCCGGCTCTGGTTTTTAATGTCTTCCATGTCTCCACATCGTCGCGTATTAAACATGTTTCGGTTGCTGAGTCGTGGCAATCCACCGAACTGTCTCGTATCCCTCGTCGCATTGCGTATGAGCTCCCTGAAGTCATGAACCGAG CCGGAAAAGTTCCATTGGGATTGAAGAGGAAGCGGTTACGCGTTGTGGTGACAGGAGGGGCAGGTTTCGTGGGGAGTCATTTGGTGGATCGATTGCTGGAACGAGGGGACAGTGTGATAGTGGTGGATAATTTTTTTACAGGTCGAAAAGAGAACCTGTTGCATCAGTTGAAGAACCCGAGGTTTGAGCTCATACGCCATGATGTCGTTGAGCCTATTTTGTTGGAGGTTGATCAGATTTACCATTTGGCTTGTCCTGCCTCTCCTGTGCATTACAAGTTCAATCCTGTCAAGACTATT AAGACGAATGTGGTGGGAACACTGAACATGCTGGGACTTGCGAAGAGGGTTGGTGCACGCTTCTTGCTAACGAGCACCAGTGAGGTGTATGGTGATCCTCTTCAACACCCTCAAGTTGAGACTTACTGGGGCAATGTCAACCCCATTG GTGTTCGGAGCTGCTATGATGAGGGCAAGCGAGTAGCTGAGACATTAACTATGGACTACCACAGGGGACTCAACATTGAG GTCAGGATTGCTCGGATTTTCAATACTTATGGACCTCGTATGTGCCTCGATGATGGACGTGTTGTTAGCAATTTTGTTGCTCAG GCCTTAAGAAAGGAGCCATTGACTGTTTATGGGGATGGGAAGCAAACTAGGAGTTTCCAGTTTGTTTCAGATTTG GTGGAGGGTTTAATGCGATTGATGGAAGGCGATCATGTCGGTCCTTTTAATCTTGGTAACCCTGGAGAATTCACCATGCTTGAACTTGCTCAG GTGGTCCAAGACACAATTGATCGTAATGCAAAGATAGAATACAGGCCGAACACAGAAGATGACCCTCACATGAGAAAACCAGACATATCAAAAGCTAAGAAGCTTCTTGGGTGGGAGCCAATGGTGTCCCTTCGCGATGGACTTCCTCAGATGGTAAGTGACTTCAGGCAACGCTTGTTTGGCGATGAGAAGGAAGCTATTTGA
- the LOC108203030 gene encoding chaperone protein dnaJ 49 — MDSNKDEAFRCIGIAKEAIASGNKNRALKFIGIARRLNQNLSVDDLLSACENLDSSVPGSTNGENHVGKAKVEEVRAKVEECNYTQENVQLIRQIKRSKDYYSILGVEKSCSVDEIRKAYRKLSLKVHPDKNKAPDSEEAFKIVCKAFQCLSNDESRRQYDQVGLVEGFESNLHYNARRRRRRSDMFEERFDPDDIFRSFFGQHDAFHTSNVYRTRRTTPQPRQDQGETGPSLMILLQLLPFLLIIVLAYLPFSEPNYSLQRNYSYQFQKSTERYGVEYFVNSAEFDDKFPVGSLERTNIESNVIKDYKNMLGRYCHIELQRRQWSRNLPTPHCDKLQTFAA; from the coding sequence ATGGATAGTAATAAAGATGAGGCTTTTAGATGTATTGGCATTGCTAAGGAGGCCATTGCTTCCGGGAATAAGAACCGGGCTCTTAAGTTTATTGGGATTGCTAGAAGGTTGAATCAGAATTTGTCTGTGGATGATCTTTTGTCTGCGTGTGAGAATCTTGATTCGTCAGTGCCTGGGTCAACGAATGGGGAGAATCATGTAGGGAAGGCGAAGGTTGAGGAGGTGAGGGCGAAGGTTGAGGAGTGTAATTACACGCAAGAGAATGTGCAGCTGATTAGGCAGATTAAGAGGAGTAAGGACTATTATTCGATTCTTGGTGTAGAGAAGAGTTGTTCTGTGGATGAGATTAGGAAGGCATATAGGAAGTTGTCTTTAAAAGTTCATCCGGATAAGAATAAGGCGCCAGATTCAGAGGAGGCTTTTAAGATAGTTTGCAAGGCGTTTCAGTGTTTGAGCAATGATGAGTCGAGGAGACAGTATGATCAAGTTGGGTTGGTTGAGGGATTTGAGTCGAATCTTCATTATAATGCCAggcgaagaaggagaagaagtgATATGTTTGAAGAACGTTTTGATCCTGATGATATTTTCAGGTCCTTTTTTGGTCAGCATGATGCGTTTCACACCTCTAATGTTTACAGAACTAGGCGAACAACCCCACAGCCTAGACAAGATCAGGGTGAAACTGGACCGAGTCTGATGATTCTTCTGCAGCTATTGCCATTCCTGCTAATTATTGTACTTGCTTATCTTCCATTTTCCGAGCCTAATTATTCTTTGCAGAGAAACTATTCTTATCAGTTTCAGAAGTCGACTGAAAGGTATGGAGTCGAATACTTTGTTAATTCAGCTGAGTTTGATGACAAATTTCCAGTAGGAAGTCTTGAGCGTACCAACATAGAGAGCAATGTTATCAAGGACTACAAAAATATGCTTGGGCGTTACTGTCATATAGAACTCCAGCGAAGACAATGGAGCCGAAATCTGCCAACTCCTCACTGTGACAAGCTACAAACTTTTGCAGCTTAA
- the LOC108200164 gene encoding eukaryotic translation initiation factor 2 subunit alpha homolog, with protein sequence MTAPPTTTLDCRMYEAKYPEVDTPVMIQVKEIGDVCTHVSLLEYNNIEGMILLSDLSRRRIRSVGSLIKVGRIEPAMVLRVNPDKGYIDLSKKRLSEQDVQVCEEKFSKSKLVHSIMRHVAETLGLDLEDLYIHVGWPLYRKYGHAFEAFKLIVNDPDSVLNPLTREVREVGPGGKEVIKKVPAVSEDVKDALVRNIRRRMTPQPLKIRADIELKCFQFDGVLHIKGAMRKAEALSTKECPVKIKLVAPPAYVLTTQTLDKDQGISVLRKAIVACSQEIERHQGKLIVKEAPRAVSEREDKLLAEQLAKLSLQNEEVSGDEDSEEEEDTGMGSVDLESSNSLIND encoded by the exons ATGACGGCCCCTCCGACCACAACTCTCGACTGTCGCATGTACGAGGCCAAGTACCCCGAAGTGGACACTCCTGTAATGATCCAAGTCAAAGAAATAGGCGATGTCTGCACCCACGTGTCCCTCCTCGAGTACAACAACATTGAGGGCATGATTCTGCTGTCTGATCTCTCCCGGCGGCGTATTCGAAGCGTGGGCAGCTTGATTAAGGTGGGCCGGATTGAACCGGCGATGGTTCTGAGGGTTAATCCTGATAAAGGGTACATAGATCTTAGCAAGAAGAGGCTGTCGGAGCAGGATGTGCAGGTGTGTGAGGAGAAGTTTAGTAAGAGTAAGCTGGTTCATTCGATAATGCGACATGTGGCCGAGACGCTTGGTCTTGATTTGGAG GATCTGTATATCCATGTTGGATGGCCTTTATATCGAAAATATGGTCATGCGTTTGAG GCATTCAAGTTAATTGTCAATGACCCTGATTCTGTCCTAAATCCTCTTACACGTGAAGTCAGAGAAGTAGGCCCTGGCGGAAAGGAG GTAATTAAGAAGGTTCCTGCCGTATCAGAAGATGTTAAAGATGCTTTGGTAAGAAACATTAGGAGACGGATGACCCCACAGCCACTGAAGATTCGGGCGGATATTGAGTTGAAATGTTTTCAGTTTGATGGTGTTCTTCACATCAAG GGAGCCATGCGAAAAGCTGAGGCTCTAAGCACCAAGGAGTGTCCTGTGAAGATCAAATTGGTTGCTCCACCAGCATATGTCCTTACTACACAGACTCTTGACAAG GACCAAGGGATATCAGTTCTCAGAAAAGCGATTGTTGCCTGTAGCCAAGAAATAGAACGCCACCAGGGGAAACTTATTGTGAAAGAGGCACCAAGAGCG GTGAGCGAACGGGAGGACAAACTACTTGCTGAACAATTGGCTAAGCTAAGTCTCCAGAATGAAGAGGTTAGTGGTGATGAAGAcagtgaagaagaggaagataCAGGAATGGGGTCAGTTGATTTAGAGAGCTCAAATTCTCTGATAAATGACTGA
- the LOC108203000 gene encoding putative E3 ubiquitin-protein ligase LIN-1, whose product MSHTSLASTSYSSSSSCYIAPHDHRKPGLNSIQVLVSKINEYLDEFIGDDKARKNVKHKCGSRLKTGKQEFFEFSEQSIISNLYWGIESIEAAIQAKDNAEERVVRLKNAEKMLQVPALLSEHGVTAEIRNCYLVCCSYFYLSLVRKLQNDEWQVAIHFLQALMVSPMIVFKDFAPKLCTNIFESCSVSGVNARTKSGAMNHVSCEGEIGEGLRLVAKQYKGWLMYYQVMFYGDASRSRRVSATFPDNYNKSENSLNMKSSSESSHPPERECSQQAYSNFEKVHPLDTLEKVPIASAEESKVSTYLRSLLVDDRSRTSDIRCLRDILKESQSSTPVSSSSRTDFIDDDDLQEYAEASEASFGLERTVSGNPEEVSDQNRQSPSSSIHRWDAVIRREDMTIFGSGTFSSSLRNLNLSQLEAGLFESHTFLNSHMEEETSRRRMHLQDFEQTDQIGSATLQNYYYSQEYPPGNSARRKKKFSSENSIDEIFLHPEENSHIEQVGVLEKLISKLCFSENLGEEDYTVEITTVYEILSKKTGAKYSMLKDIIIDQLLMAISTSKEEGVIRTSVSILSTIISVNKSVVEDIKKKGLRLSDLVTALKRNVYEAATLIYFVNPSPAEINNLELLPVLLEVICSSNSQKCSLSSPKLTPPAASLMIIEVLITACDYATNNMHLEAISSPRVLCGLLNAPKQNNLQEFISLAAVLVRCMRFDGKCRKQISQFTPIAPVISLLLSEHKPAIYAGLEFFNEILRIPRTSAISLLQLVEKEGRTNDIRKSLLQILQSQPEHKLLAANLLLHFEMLEDLSGTSIYCTEAMEIILETMACDETPATQKNSAFILSNLGGTYAWTGEPYTVAWLVKKAGLSSLHHKNIIRKIDWSDQSIQDAGTDTWSSKIARHIIKFGKPVFHALVKGLQGNSKRIARECLITLAWLGCEIVKTPNDLRYSACEILLDSIEQYVHPGLELEDRLLACLCIYNYASGRAMQKLVHFSEGVRESLRRLSSITWMAEELLKVADYLQPDKWRISCVHTQVLEMGNNSSGSVNALIYFRGELYSGYADGSIKAWDIKGQSATLVRDIKAHKKAVTCFSLFEPQNCLLTGSADKTIRMWQIIEQKLECIQVIAAKSSVQSLDTSGNMIFVVTQGNNMKVFDTSKKDTDVYKKKNVKCINAKEGKYYLGCLDSSLQEVTLINNRHQELKAPIWSWRIQRKSINSIALYKDWLYSASSVVEGSSVKEWRRNSKPQMLIVPGKSTTITAMRVVEDFIYLQCNSSANSLQIWLRGTQHKVGRLSAGSKITSLLTANDMVLCGTETGLIKGWIPL is encoded by the exons ATGTCACACACTTCACTAGCTTCCACTTCTTACTCTTCCTCATCTTCTTGCTACATTGCACCTCATGATCATCGAAAGCCTGGCCTTAATTCGATACAGGTACTTGTGAGCAAGATAAATGAGTACTTGGATGAGTTTATAGGGGATGATAAGGCAAGAAAGAATGTGAAACATAAATGTGGTTCCAGGCTCAAGACTGGAAAACAAGAATTCTTTGAGTTCTCAGAGCAGTCGATCATATCGAATCTTTACTGGGGGATCGAGAGCATTGAGGCCGCGATTCAGGCTAAGGATAATGCAGAAGAGAGGGTTGTCAGGCTTAAAAATGCAGAGAAAATGCTGCAAGTGCCAGCTTTGCTTAGTGAGCATGGAGTCACAGCTGAAATCCGGAACTGTTATTTGGTTTGTTGTTCGTATTTTTATCTTTCATTGGTTCGCAAGCTGCAGAATGATGAGTGGCAAGTGgctatacattttcttcaagcCCTGATGGTGTCACCTATGATTGTCTTTAAGGATTTTGCTCCTAAGTTGTGCACGAATATTTTCGAGTCATGCAGTGTGTCCGGGGTGAATGCAAGAACAAAATCAGGGGCAATGAATCATGTCAGTTGTGAAGGTGAAATTGGTGAGGGATTGAGATTGGTGGCAAAGCAATATAAGGGGTGGTTAATGTATTATCAGGTCATGTTTTATGGAGATGCATCGCGTAGTCGCAGAGTTTCTGCTACTTTCCctgataattataataaatctgAGAATTCACT AAATATGAAGTCCAGTTCGGAATCTTCACATCCACCAGAACGTGAATGCAGCCAGCAGGCTTACAGTAAC TTTGAAAAGGTGCATCCCCTTGACACTCTAGAAAAAGTACCAATTGCTTCAGCAGAAGAGTCCAAAGTGTCCACATACTTAAGGAGCCTCCTAGTTGATGATAGGAGCAGAACTTCAGATATCAGATGTCTTCGAGACATTCTTAAGGAATCCCAATCGAGCACACCAGTATCCTCAAGTTCAAGAACTGATTTTATAGATGATGATGATCTTCAG gAATATGCAGAGGCTTCTGAGGCCTCGTTCGGATTAGAAAGAACAGTTTCAGGCAATCCAGAAGAAGTTTCTGATCA GAATCGCCAATCTCCTAGCTCATCAATCCATAGGTGGGATGCAGTAATTCGCAGAGAAGACATGACTATATTTGGTTCTGGAACATTCTCTAGCTCACTCAGAAACTTAAACTTATCCCAGTTGGAAGCCGGATTATTTGAATCACATACTTTTTTAAACAGCCACATGGAAGAAGAAACGTCTCGTAGAAGGATGCATCTACAAGATTTTGAACAAACAGATCAAATAGGATCTGCAACATTGCAGAACTACTATTATTCCCAGGAGTATCCTCCAGGAAATTCagcaagaagaaagaaaaagtttAGTTCTGAAAACAGCATTGATGAGATTTTTCTACATCCTGAAGAGAACTCCCATATTGAACAAGTGGGGGTACTTGAGAAGCTAATTTCCAAGCTATGCTTCTCTGAAAACCTGGGAGAGGAGGATTACACAGTCGAAATTACAACAGTTTATGAGATCTTAAGCAAAAAAACAGGAGCTAAATATTCTATGCTAAAGGATATAATCATAGATCAGCTGCTCATGGCAATTTCAACTTCCAAAGAAGAAGGGGTTATAAGAACATCAGTTTCTATACTTTCTACAATCATTTCAGTGAACAAGTCTGTTGTAGAGGATATAAAAAAGAAGGGATTGCGTTTATCAGATTTGGTAACTGCTTTGAAAAGGAATGTTTACGAGGCTGCCACACTAATCTACTTTGTCAATCCATCTCCTGCAGAGATAAATAATTTAGAACTTTTACCAGTTCTTCTTGAAGTTATCTGCAGTTCAAACAGTCAGAAATGTAGTTTAAGTTCACCTAAGCTGACACCACCTGCAGCATCACTGATGATTATTGAAGTTTTAATCACTGCATGTGATTATGCGACAAACAACATGCACTTGGAGGCAATCAGTTCACCAAGAGTGCTATGTGGACTACTAAACGCACCAAAGCAAAATAATCTCCAAGAGTTTATCTCTTTGGCTGCTGTTCTTGTTAGATGTATGCGGTTTGATGGAAAATGCAGAAAGCAAATATCGCAATTCACTCCAATAGCTCCAGTCATTTCTCTCCTGTTAAGTGAGCATAAGCCTGCTATATATGCTGGATTAGAGTTTTTCAATGAAATACTTCGCATTCCAAG GACATCAGCGATTAGCCTACTGCAGCTTGTAGAAAAAGAAGGACGAACCAATGATATTCGTAAATCACTGCTCCAGATATTACAATCACAGCCTGAGCACAAACTGTTAGCAGCAAATCTGTTGCTCCACTTTGAAATGTTG GAAGATTTGTCTGGTACAAGTATATATTGCACAGAGGCCATGGAAATCATCCTTGAAACAATGGCATGTGATGAAACTCCTGCCACACAAAAGAACTCAGCATTCATTCTATCAAACCTAGGTGGAACCTATGCTTGGACGGGCGAACCATATACAGTAGCATGGTTAGTAAAGAAGGCTGGTTTGAGTTCATTGCATCACAAGAATATAATAAGAAAGATTGATTGGTCAGACCAAAGCATACAA GATGCTGGGACAGACACTTGGTCCAGCAAAATTGCAAGACACATCATAAAGTTTGGAAAACCTGTTTTCCATGCTTTGGTAAAAGGATTACAGGGCAATTCAAAGAGGATTGCTCGAGAGTGTCTCATTACGCTAGCATGGCTTGGGTGTGAGATTGTGAAAACCCCAAATGACTTGAGATATTCAGCTTGTGAGATTTTACTTGATTCCATTGAGCAATATGTGCATCCTGGACTGGAACTTGAAGACAGACTTCTAGCATGTCTATGCATATATAATTATGCTTCTGGTAGAG CAATGCAGAAGCTAGTTCATTTCTCTGAAGGAGTCAGAGAGTCTTTAAGACGCTTATCAAGTATAACCTGGATGGCTGAGGAATTACTCAAAGTAGCTGATTATTTGCAACCAGATAAATGG AGAATATCTTGTGTTCATACACAAGTTCTGGAGATGGGCAATAACAGCAGTGGATCAGTAAATGcactcatctacttcagaggaGAGCTGTATAGTGGATATGCAGATGGTTCGATCAAG GCCTGGGATATCAAGGGACAGAGTGCCACTCTTGTAAGAGACATCAAGGCGCATAAAAAGGCAGTGACATGCTTTTCACTTTTTGAACCGCAGAATTGCCTCTTGACTGGATCGGCTGACAAAACCATCCGG ATGTGGCAAATTATTGAGCAGAAACTAGAGTGCATTCAAGTAATAGCAGCAAAAAGCTCAGTTCAAAGTTTAGATACATCTGGCAATATGATTTTTGTTGTTACTCAAGGTAACAATATGAAG GTGTTTGACACATCTAAAAAGGACACAGATGTTTACAAGAAGAAAAACGTCAAGTGCATAAACGCGAAAGAAGGAAAATACTACTTAGGTTGCCTGGACTCAAGCTTACAG GAGGTGACTCTAATAAACAACCGTCATCAAGAGCTAAAAGCGCCTATTTGGAGCTGGAGGATTCAACGAAAATCAATAAACTCAATTGCACTATATAAAGATTGGTTATATAGTGCAAGTTCAGTTGTTGAGGGTTCCTCTGTCAAA GAATGGAGAAGAAACAGCAAACCCCAAATGTTAATAGTGCCAGGAAAAAGTACAACCATAACAGCAATGAGAGTAGTCGAGGACTTCATCTACTTGCAATGCAATTCATCAGCCAATAGTCTTCAG ATATGGCTGAGAGGTACACAACACAAAGTTGGAAGACTATCAGCAGGTAGTAAGATAACTAGCCTGCTCACAGCAAATGACATGGTTCTCTGTGGTACTGAGACTGGACTCATTAAG GGCTGGATCCCCCTATAG